In Paludibaculum fermentans, the genomic stretch GAACTTGAAACCGATGAAGATTGGATCGAGTCGCGATGCGGAATCCGCAACCGATATCGCACCTCTCCTGAGGAGACAACGCTCTCCCTGGCTGTCAGCGCCGGCCGAGCTCTCCTTGACGAGCAGCCGGACTTCTGGCCGGATCTGCTGCTCTGCAGCACGTTCACGCCGGAGCACCTTCTTTGCCCGACGGCCCCAGCCATTGCGGAACAGCTCCGCCTGGGGCCCATCGGGGCCTTCGACCTCAACGCGGCCTGCACCGGAGCCGCGTTCGGGTTCCTAACGGCCTTCGGCTTTCTCGCCTCCGGACTGGCCAGCAAGGTCCTCCTGGTCGCGAGCGATACGCCCACCAAGTACCTGGCCCAAGATGATCGGAGCACGCGGATCCTGATGGGCGATGGAGCCGCGGCCGTAGCCCTGGAGCAAGGCGGCGCCGCCGGCTCCCGTGTGCTGAGCTGGCTGACCGGCAGCGATGGTTCAGGCGCTCAAAACTTCTTTGTGCCCCACGGTGGCTCCCGCTACCCGCAATCCATTCAGCATGGCGCGACCCGGAGTTTGGCGGTCCAGATGGACGGAAGGGCCATCTTCCGTTTTGCCGTCAGCGCGGGTGCTGCGATGCTGAAACGGCTCTGTGAGCTGGCTGGCGTCACCCCTGCAGAGGTGACCTGGGTGATTCCGCATCAAGCGAACCTGCGCATTCTCGACGCGCTCCAGCAGCAGTCCGGCATCCCACCCGACCGGTGGGTGATCAATATCGGGGCCGTGGGCAACACGGCCTCAGCGTCAATCCCAATCGCCCTGGCCGAGTGTATGGCCAGCGGGCAATTCCGTAAGGGCGATCTCGTTTTGATCGCTGGATTCGGAGCCGGTCTCACCTGGGCCGGCTTCCTACTGGAGTGGTGAGAGGAACAACTCGATGGTTCAGAAACAGACACAAGCCCGCACTGCGCGCGCTCCCTGGCGCAAGGCCGCGTTTGCCGCGATCTCCCTGCTTTACTTGTCGCTAATCTACGGCGCTCCAGCCCTCCTATTGAGTCTGCTACTTCGTGCCTGGCCGGGATCATTCTGGCGGTTGGGGTGTGCTTTCGCTGGTCCCGTCCTCTATAGTGTCGGATTCCTCGTAACGGCCGGCTGCTTGAGCCTGTACCACCAGCCCGCGATCGTGCCGGGGCGCTTCCCTCGCGACACCGCCCATCCAGTCTATTTCCACAGGCGGCTCTACGGACTCTGTTGGACCACATTGTTCTACTGCAAACCGGTCTATTCGCTCTGCCTGGCCGTACCCTTACTGAAACGACTGATGTTCCGCCTGTTCGGTTATCGCGGGGGCATGAACTTCACCGTGTATCCCGATAGCTGG encodes the following:
- a CDS encoding 3-oxoacyl-ACP synthase III family protein, yielding MLRDSRFHIAGCASALPRTAVPNAVLARELETDEDWIESRCGIRNRYRTSPEETTLSLAVSAGRALLDEQPDFWPDLLLCSTFTPEHLLCPTAPAIAEQLRLGPIGAFDLNAACTGAAFGFLTAFGFLASGLASKVLLVASDTPTKYLAQDDRSTRILMGDGAAAVALEQGGAAGSRVLSWLTGSDGSGAQNFFVPHGGSRYPQSIQHGATRSLAVQMDGRAIFRFAVSAGAAMLKRLCELAGVTPAEVTWVIPHQANLRILDALQQQSGIPPDRWVINIGAVGNTASASIPIALAECMASGQFRKGDLVLIAGFGAGLTWAGFLLEW